In one Dehalogenimonas formicexedens genomic region, the following are encoded:
- a CDS encoding ATP-binding protein, whose protein sequence is MDLNGRSLGISSNLVFSEWDRIFQNPEATAAPINRIVHHSGILELVSPATGPAPRSSGRVKTTLKRME, encoded by the coding sequence ATCGATCTGAACGGGCGCTCGTTAGGCATCAGTTCGAATCTGGTCTTTTCCGAGTGGGATCGTATTTTCCAAAACCCAGAGGCCACGGCTGCGCCCATTAACCGCATCGTCCACCACTCTGGAATCCTGGAGTTAGTGTCCCCAGCTACCGGACCAGCGCCGCGGAGCAGCGGCAGAGTGAAAACAACCTTAAAAAGAATGGAGTAG
- a CDS encoding MBG domain-containing protein yields MEAPSAVGSCTVVATVDDVNYQGGAAGTMVIFAQLPPNFGGRGVCTSVRRSLGSTWPPLRPGWKRQGDYPGLFKADDGECVLTFESGSVVRNAGAAVYAVSAMT; encoded by the coding sequence GTGGAGGCGCCGTCCGCCGTCGGCAGCTGTACCGTAGTCGCCACTGTCGATGACGTGAACTACCAAGGCGGCGCCGCCGGCACGATGGTGATCTTCGCTCAGTTGCCGCCCAACTTCGGTGGCCGGGGGGTATGTACTTCGGTTCGCCGCTCCCTGGGATCAACCTGGCCGCCACTTCGCCCTGGATGGAAACGGCAAGGTGATTACCCCGGCCTTTTCAAGGCCGACGACGGCGAGTGTGTTTTGACCTTTGAGAGCGGCAGCGTCGTCAGGAATGCCGGCGCGGCGGTTTATGCCGTGTCGGCCATGACGTAG
- a CDS encoding MBG domain-containing protein, protein MTIADITKATAIVTLGGLSHTYEGAVMTDKTTPASLMVTFTYNRLRGGAVRRRQLYRSRHCR, encoded by the coding sequence ATGACTATCGCCGATATCACCAAAGCGACGGCAATAGTAACGCTGGGTGGCTTGAGCCATACCTATGAAGGCGCGGTAATGACAGACAAAACCACTCCGGCCAGCCTGATGGTGACTTTCACCTACAATAGGCTACGTGGAGGCGCCGTCCGCCGTCGGCAGCTGTACCGTAGTCGCCACTGTCGATGA